The window CGTATCAATACTTGGAATAACAGAAATTACTTTGTAATCACTTTTTACATCGTTAATATTAAAATCTGTCATATCACCATTTGTTGCTTTGAATTCTAATTTGTCACCAACTTTAATAATATCTTGTTTAATGTGGTCAAACACATTACCTTCTAATTTAAATGCTCCCATTGGCTATTCCTCCTCTATATTATCATTTACTAAGTGCGCCCCATCACCATTAATGATTAAACTATTTTCCTTAACAGTGAACTCGGCTTCAATAATATTTTGTTCAAAATAATTATCATCTGCATATACCGGCGATAATTTTAACACGCGTTGGTTAGCTGAACCAATTAATCTTCTTTTTTTATCTAGCTTATTAATTAAAAATGGTCCATCAATTAAAATATCCACAAATTCCAAAATCACCGGGTATTTTTTTTGTAAAACTTCATAGACATAACCAGAAAAAATAATTACTGTTAAATTATGGGCTTTACACAATTGCACTAACTCTAATAAGGCGCGGGGTTGAATAAATGGTTCACCACCAAGAATTGTAATTCCTTCAATATTAAATCTAATTTTAGCATCGAGAATTGCTTTAAACAATTCCTTAACTTCCATTACATTTTTATTGACCAAGGGAATCATTTCTTGATTGCTACACCCCTTACAATTAAGAATACATCCTTGCATTCATAAAGCAAATCTGTTGCCAGGACCTTCAATGGTAGTGAATGAAACAAAGCGATTAAAATTAATAAGATTTTTAGACATTAATTTTTAATTGTGTAGTTGATTACTGATCCTTGTGGTTCAGCAATAATCGTTTGGTTTACTCGAAAATTCGCTTGGTTAGTAAAAATAAATTCACTTAAGCCATCAACAATATGTTTTTCAATACTGTTTAATAAATCCCGACCACCCTTTTTATCATCAGCATCATTCATAATAATGGTTAAGATTTTTTCTAATTCTACAAATTCTAAATTAACTTTATATTTTTCTTTAACAGCTAATTGAATTGGTTTTAATTTATGAGCAATTAATTTTGCTTTGAAAGCAGTGTCTTTAATAAAGTTAAATGGAACAATGTTATTCCCAATTCTTCCTAATAATTCTGGACGTTTTAATTCGGTGCGAAAATGATCAGAAACCTTTTGAATAAATTCTTTTTGAATCTGATCAAATGGTTGGTAGTCATCAACTTCACTAGCCCCAATATTAGAAGTAAAAATTATAAATGAATCAGAAAAACTAACAGTTTGACCTTTATTATCCGTTAACCGCCCATCTTCTAAAATTTGTAAAAATTTATCTAAAATACGGGGGTGGGCTTTTTCAATCTCATCAAATAAAAGAACACTAAATGGTTTTTCCTTAATGGCATTTGTTAATTGCCCCCCCTCTTCATAACCAACATAACCTGGTGGGGCCCCAATTAATTTTTGGTCACTTGCTTCCTGGTTATATTCTGACATGTCAAAGCGAATACAATTTTTTTCATCTCCAAAGAGAAATTTTGCTAAAGCTTTTGCTAATTCTGTTTTCCCAACTCCTGTTGGCCCGACAAAGAATAAAGTTCCCTTTGGTTTAGTTCGTTTCGATGAATACTGCACACCCGATAAACCGGTAAATGCTTTATAAACAACTTTTTTAACTTTTTCAATGGCATGCTCCTGACCAATAACTCTTTTTCGTAGTTCATCTTCAATTGTTGCTAATTTTTGATAGTTCATTTCTTCTCATGGTGAAACTTTATCCCCATATTGATAAGAATTTAATAACTTTTCAAATGGCAACCGTTCATTGATATTATTTGAGTATTTAATCAGTTGGTAAACTTCTTTCAGAGTTCACCCTTCCATTGTATCGTAAATATCTTGTAATTTTAAGATATCTTGGTTTAAATCTTCACTAATTTTAAAGAAATTTTTATTAGTTAAAATAAACTTTTCACGTTCTTCGCGATTTGGTTTTGTTAATGTAATGGTACTTACATCCGGATTATGAAGATAAAACGATGTTGGTAGTTTTCCAATACTATTTGTAATAAAAATCAACGAAGTATCAAAATCAATAATTTCTGACTGTTCAAACTTCTTATCTTTAAAAGCTTTACTTAGGGAAATTAAATTAACCCGTTCATCTTCACTTAAACTTTGTTCATTAGAGAATAAATAATCCGAGCTGTCAGCAATAAAAGCAACTTTTTTAGGGTTATTCCCTAGCATATTTTTCCGCACAATTGCAAAAAATTCCGCTAAAGAAGTAAAATGTCCTGTTTGATGATTTGTTTGTTCATTTTGGTTATTAATTAATTCTTTGCCAAACTCATATGCTTCGCCTTCTTGCGAATGGTCCTTTTTCTCATCTTCAACTAATGTTAGACTTTTTACATTTCCCCCAGTTAACCCATCAATGCGATCCCAAGTAAAAATATCATGAAAGCCTTTTTCTTTTAGCAATGTTTTAATCCGTTCTTTTAAACTAACATAGCCATTATTATTTTCATAAATGTCATTGATACTTCCTTCAACAATAATACAACGTTTGATTCCAATTTGGTTTTTTAATTTATCTAAGTTATTTTTAACACTCATATTGTTCCCCTTTCATATGCTTGTTACTAATGATCACTATTAATTATAAATGTTTTTAACAAAGAATACTATTAAATCTGATTTAGTTTTCTTATTATTATAATCTTTGCAAAAATAAAAAATAAACTCTTTTAAGCAGAGTTTATTTCATTTTTTAATTCCTAGTTAGCACTTTTTTGTTACACTAACTTTGGCCGTTCCCACAGAGGCGTTATGTCCGGTTAATGTTAAATTTATAACACAACTGTTTTCCCATTTGTTAAATCAACATAAGGAAGATCTGATCAGACTGAATGGTGAAAATAGGTATTTCCGGTTTTAACTGTTTCAAAATTAGTTATTGCATAACTAACATCATAACTTGTTAGGATTGCATCAAGATTTTGCACAGCTTTTAAAACAAGACTATCTAAACTTGTTAGAATATATGATTCAAAGATATATTCAAAATTACCTCCACTTTTAATTGCCGAAATTCCAACGGGGTTATCGCTAATTTTATTAACTGAACTAATATTAACCGCTTG is drawn from Spiroplasma mirum ATCC 29335 and contains these coding sequences:
- a CDS encoding 4Fe-4S single cluster domain-containing protein, which translates into the protein MSKNLINFNRFVSFTTIEGPGNRFALWMQGCILNCKGCSNQEMIPLVNKNVMEVKELFKAILDAKIRFNIEGITILGGEPFIQPRALLELVQLCKAHNLTVIIFSGYVYEVLQKKYPVILEFVDILIDGPFLINKLDKKRRLIGSANQRVLKLSPVYADDNYFEQNIIEAEFTVKENSLIINGDGAHLVNDNIEEE
- a CDS encoding AAA family ATPase, encoding MSVKNNLDKLKNQIGIKRCIIVEGSINDIYENNNGYVSLKERIKTLLKEKGFHDIFTWDRIDGLTGGNVKSLTLVEDEKKDHSQEGEAYEFGKELINNQNEQTNHQTGHFTSLAEFFAIVRKNMLGNNPKKVAFIADSSDYLFSNEQSLSEDERVNLISLSKAFKDKKFEQSEIIDFDTSLIFITNSIGKLPTSFYLHNPDVSTITLTKPNREEREKFILTNKNFFKISEDLNQDILKLQDIYDTMEGWTLKEVYQLIKYSNNINERLPFEKLLNSYQYGDKVSPWEEMNYQKLATIEDELRKRVIGQEHAIEKVKKVVYKAFTGLSGVQYSSKRTKPKGTLFFVGPTGVGKTELAKALAKFLFGDEKNCIRFDMSEYNQEASDQKLIGAPPGYVGYEEGGQLTNAIKEKPFSVLLFDEIEKAHPRILDKFLQILEDGRLTDNKGQTVSFSDSFIIFTSNIGASEVDDYQPFDQIQKEFIQKVSDHFRTELKRPELLGRIGNNIVPFNFIKDTAFKAKLIAHKLKPIQLAVKEKYKVNLEFVELEKILTIIMNDADDKKGGRDLLNSIEKHIVDGLSEFIFTNQANFRVNQTIIAEPQGSVINYTIKN